The proteins below come from a single Pseudomonas chlororaphis genomic window:
- a CDS encoding RNA polymerase sigma70 gives MTEQVSTSRCESPLLQAFVDNRLILVKIAARITGCRSRAEDVVQDAFFRLQSAPQITSSFKAQLSYLFQIVRNLAIDHYRKQALEQKYAGPEEEGLNVVIQGASPETSHINFSTLEHIADALTELPSRTRYAFEMYRLHGVPQKDIAKELGVSPTLVNFMIRDALVHCRKVSGVRGDTFARR, from the coding sequence ATGACGGAACAAGTATCCACAAGCAGGTGTGAGTCACCGTTACTTCAGGCGTTCGTCGATAATCGCTTGATCCTGGTCAAGATTGCCGCGCGTATCACCGGGTGCCGGTCCCGCGCGGAAGATGTGGTGCAGGACGCGTTCTTCCGACTGCAATCGGCACCGCAGATCACCTCGTCGTTCAAGGCACAGCTCAGCTACCTGTTCCAGATCGTGCGCAACCTGGCGATCGACCACTATCGCAAGCAGGCGCTGGAGCAGAAATACGCGGGGCCGGAAGAGGAAGGCTTGAACGTGGTGATCCAGGGTGCGTCGCCGGAAACCTCCCACATCAACTTCTCCACGCTGGAGCACATCGCCGATGCGCTCACCGAATTGCCCAGCCGAACCCGCTATGCCTTCGAGATGTACCGCCTGCACGGCGTGCCACAGAAAGACATTGCCAAGGAACTGGGCGTCTCGCCGACCCTGGTGAACTTCATGATCCGCGACGCCCTGGTGCACTGCCGCAAGGTGTCCGGGGTACGCGGGGACACCTTCGCCCGGCGATAA